From Salipiger profundus, a single genomic window includes:
- a CDS encoding Lrp/AsnC family transcriptional regulator — MSQTRLDHRDIAILATLCREGRIAKTELAARVNLSPTPCWERMKRLEKAGLITGYRAEIDLAGLGPHVEVFVTVELESHRAESFQIFERTVAQIDEITGCWAIGGGYDYLMQIVARDVSAFQALMDGLLESRAGVRRYYSYIVTKPVKTLPPALGLLRD; from the coding sequence ATGTCCCAGACCCGTCTCGACCATCGCGACATCGCCATTCTTGCGACGCTGTGCCGTGAAGGCCGCATCGCCAAGACCGAGCTTGCCGCGCGGGTGAACCTGTCGCCCACGCCCTGCTGGGAGCGCATGAAGCGGCTTGAAAAGGCCGGGTTGATAACGGGTTACCGGGCCGAGATCGACCTTGCCGGCCTCGGGCCGCATGTCGAGGTCTTCGTGACGGTCGAGCTGGAAAGCCACCGCGCCGAGAGCTTCCAGATCTTCGAGAGGACCGTCGCGCAGATCGACGAGATCACCGGCTGCTGGGCCATCGGCGGCGGCTACGACTACCTCATGCAGATCGTTGCGCGCGACGTGTCCGCGTTTCAGGCGCTGATGGACGGGCTGCTTGAAAGCCGCGCCGGGGTCCGGCGCTACTACAGTTACATCGTCACCAAGCCGGTGAAGACCCTTCCGCCCGCCCTCGGCCTGCTGCGCGACTGA